A window of Rosa rugosa chromosome 7, drRosRugo1.1, whole genome shotgun sequence genomic DNA:
cggaatgatattcacatgtaagaacatctaataggagattacaatgttggaaggccacaaagaagcattcataatgtcttcttcgtttttcaacttaatatcactttgagggaattttaaggtctcatctttaataatctcattaataacaatcacattgcatttgctttgatcctaatgcaatcacattttcattatacttgatctataataaaatactcccacttaattgtttttcggaaaaacaatttgatttcatcaaaaacatttttcaaatggaatcatgggaagtataaaattacttgatcaagtgcaacgaacatgcaattataataggtcacataggatgattatggacttgttgtttgatccaacatgagccaatatgttggatcaaggtcatgtttgggtggttgattttaattacgcgtaacgattacgaaaattaaataactaagctaagctattacactttgcacttgaacttatttcaaggcttgatgacttcaaacttcttctttggatcatcatcatgtgcctccatcttcgattacaagagtggataaggggcatacaagctcccatttaaatttaatcaaacttgaataaattaaataagctacttagttacacaaccaaatgaattaatcaaattaattacataacccaaatgaattaactactttaattacataaccacattcattcaaaatgaatagtcggccaatctcatgctcaattatattaggccatagtccataatcatcctttaattaaccaagattaataaggttaattaaacaagcatatttaactcaatcaaaataagttaaccactaaattactttaatttaagcaagtaaattagttgagtgatttatgagatgatgtcttacatcatgcatcattaacttttggtgagtaatttaggggataatgttttacatcatgcatcaccaacttttggtgagtgatttagagataatgttttacatcatgtatcacaaacttttggtgagtgattttagagataatgttttacatcatgcatcaccaacttttggtgagtgatttagagataatgttttacatcatgtatcaccaacttttggagaGTTATTTAAACAAACTAATaataaagatgactaactctaccaactatttggtgagagaaacatggaaatgattttatgtcatcattaactattaggtaaataacaattcatgaatttatggatcaaaagtgagaGCAAACACCATGGAAAAATGAGCTAGTTCACAACTAGTTTAGAGATATTCCaaaaagctggaaataaaattccagctttatgttcttccattgaacacttgtttacttcatctttgaagccaaaacatGCATCCCCTAAAGCATATATCatctaacatgtttctaagattaacattttaattaagaaacatatagaaccccttaatacatatctcatatgcattaaagtttcataaaacttaaaccacttcttacatgtaatttctagaaaccttttcttgctatcataaaatctaccttacatcatatgcttcataacttttatgataaagcaaattttatgatctaaattacatattactctaagcttaagaaaatcacatcaacaaacatacttagccatgtttataacatatcaaaattaagccaatggctctgataccaattgaaggaatggatggatttcaaaactttttaattagtgcggaataagtttaacaattaaactactaactaaacataaaatccattcctttaacccatgatcttggcttattgtgatatgtatataaacatagcatgcatggtaaggaagaacaaagagggagtttatgttctactcacccttggagcgtgattttaatccgatccaagtgaaccaccaaagttcctctccttgatctctccttgtgtgtgtttcctccaccttgaagcaccttgaattaagaactccttcttatactccttcttgtgcttgtaatctcctccttgatgtaacaagtaaagccacaaaaatatatggcctctaaggatcttcaccaagtgaatcaagagatgaagaaagatgaaagaaaagaagaaattatgcaagtgttcttctttcctttaatttctgaaaaatggaccaagagagaactctctttctctctctctaatctgaaaataatagtgtggagacactcacttttctttgtccatgctttcccttttatataataggaaataactccaattactaaaagaaaaatattgactttcataaagccaatattttggctggtccatacatgttattgggcactaaaaatgtgtcttgggctttcatttaaatctcatttagtgaagcccaagtccacaccaaaaaacccgacaatcgtttaggcccaataggttcggttttacccgaaaatcctaattatgttcaaataataaatctaattaattatttgctcataaccaactcttgtttaatcttcttcatatacaatctcaatgatccacttatatggtgtgcgatctcttaggttctaattaacaaggcagtgaagtttatagaaaccattctattttgtttacgaatcaaaaactccatttttgattctcccttgttattaggataataaatgtttattaatcctcggggacttcacaagtcatgagtgacgtcttgcaacatatcatgactaccctagttaatgtagaatgacaaagaacctattcaattggaattacaatacaatacggtccttctcttacactatgttctaaatcacatcatcggggtatggaattgatatgtcaatcccctaatgtgattttcattcttatgtgattcttagaatgtgattaaaaactcctttttaaatctcattcaatgctttggccaaagactcattgaatcacatctttgaacatacaccttatttacttaaggatagagattccttgttgtacactcacatgtctccatgaccgaattgattataccaatgaatgcatctattatatccattaagggacacaatgttattgcatcatcaagagataatccattcactcataagacaactatggtgtctcaggtcaaaggactaatttgtattattgcaatttagagttcaagtttgacatgtaagtaagactccatacaagaactctaatgatcgcgttcagtatactctttaagttaagagcacccacatacttgtattagtgtctctacacaaatgacaagagacatatcatcctccatattgagaatacatagtatgtgctagtctttccggattatcaatgtccaagtgataatcctatgactaggaaccttttaggataagagtgtgaaagagtaaatgtctcacacatctaactctttagattactttctctttaactcatattccttggaccttgttcaatcaaatattaagtataagcaatgaacaataaacttgcccttttgaataataataattacaataataattacatcaaaatgattgttttaggacacaattccttcataTATCTATACTCGGGATGAACAACTCTGAGTTGTACACAGATGCACGCCtttctcctctttctctcaCGTATTATTGACTCTTCTTCGGCAGTGGAAATGTCTAGCACGTTTTGATTTTGCTCTTGCAtcactctgtaattgtgagcttgaacaacatattctttATCACCTTGaatcctcacatgcacacatactctaagtggtggtaagttatatttgttggttggccTATTCTCAATACTCTTGTACGGAATATTTCCTTATTTTTGCTGCtccgtgaaaaaaaaaaaaaaagaatgatttatggagcatggccaggctattcccaaagtaaataGGCTTtggtcgtgacgaacgatatgaggattgggaagaaacgggaatggtttggtcaccccggtggattgtgcaactattgactcgagtagatgtgctctttgggatgtccttgttacatctagtaccctaaagtcatctgacttgggagctgctagCATACTACTCGTTACATGGGTCATAGTCTTCTTGAGTaaaaatgttactttgtgtgaaaggcaaaaagaaaaaattcaaaatcatgcccacacggtgttataaggggAATAAAGATTATGTGCTTCAAACTGTTTCGTATGTGAGTTTTGCTCTTCaggtttccacaaatattacacaccccatcttgagatatgttcactcttcacaacaagaggtatagaatactcgatcactctctatcttaccttgtgattgtcTGAATCAATTCACTCGTGTAAACTTACtttgttgcactcttgtttatggttaagtggtattgctcttgttggaaaagctatgcgaattaaatctgttcttagcatttggatacaacccactcattgtgtgtttgcatttcattcttgcatctctcatcacatgatcacacttaggggaagtattaatacttggactatcttcctctgattgatTCAACTTGGGCTAGTGTCTACTGTGCACCATCTATTTGTCATCCTCTTTCTACATCGTTTCCGCTACGTATGTTACCATTgtcattcctattcaaaaagggggagaaattaGATGTGTGACTGTGATAACGTTATTCTATCTTATGCATTTTAACCAATGTGTGAGAAATGTTTCAGGAATGAATGGATGAAGAGTTGTGATGTTCCTCctgtacttgttgagggggagagTTTGTCCTAATttatgttttgtataggaatgccaaagggggagattgtaggtacaagttttgatcaacttggtgtgttggcattccataCAAAACGGGAAAATATCTTTGCAGCTTAATGGGTTTAATATCTTATATTTATTTGAAGATATTTTTCTGTGTGAAAAAGGgtgtaattgatttcctaaatATTTTAGGATTTGATCTCCTTAATTGTTTATAGTTTGTTAACACAAaaagatttgtttttctttgtagaAGGGGATTAGGGTAAAAAGGctgttttgattgttttggtgTGTGCGGCAGCTATTCATATAGCTTGGAAAAACAAACGGCTAGGAGAGAGGCTTTTGGGAACGCAAGAATATTGGTAgagtcttgcatgttttcttgagattgagtcttcacaaagaaggcaaaacacttggtccatgtataagtgttgtTGATCATGTTTTCATATGCATAAAACTCCCTTGAGATCAGGTGAGAgattgtgaagaaagaagagcaagatttggtgattgttcaagtgaaggagttcaagaaggAAGACGAGCTTTATGGTAGATTTTGTCTAatcattgtagccgagctagtgctattcaagtctgtaaaagaacatatccttcataaTAAGATCATTCTTATTTTGGgctctcaagagtaagagccccgcagtgtttttaatctcatatttgaggttttcactgcgtaaccaaaatctggtgttctgtttattatttttggtttctgctgcccagtaaggattgatcagtgcactgcaatccccattttccagaaaatcatattctgtccttgtattttcaggtTGCATGTGCATGGTAGGAGGAGTGTGAATGTTAAGGAAAGAATGGGAGGTGGGGCCGGAGAGTATGGGTGGCAGCCTCCAAGGAGGGGTTGTTTGAAACTTAACTATGATGGTGCAGCCTCTGATAGTTCAAATCGATATGGAGTTGGTTTTGTTGTGAGGTGCGAATTGGGGGCTATCGTGGTGGCTGCTGGGCAAGGGATTGTGTATCCGTTTTCAGCTTTGGTGTCGGAGTTGCTAGCTATTAAAGGATGATTGGAGATGGTGAAGGAAATAGGTTTACGTGGTGTGGAAGTGGAGACTAGCTGATTGCCTGGGAGCTGTGCAGCTTATTAACAAATAGGAAAAATGTTTTGCGGTGGAAGGTATTATTGTGGAAGAGATCCAGACTCTGTTAAGAGACCTCCAGATCTCTATGGTTAAGCATACGTCGCGGGACAATAATAAAGGCAGCCCATGCAATTGCAAGCTTTGTAGCCCGAGAGGAAGGGCGTGTATTATGGTTAGAGGATGGGTCTTCTTGGCTCATGTCCATCACCGAGAGTGAGAGGCCCTTAACCGAGGTAGAAGAGAGGGAAATGAGTAATGTTTGTATCCCTAGTGTGTTGGGTGATACTGAGGCTACACAGGGTCATTCCCGAATTATGTAATTTTGATTTTAGTTAATAAAGTTTTATTAAttgtaaaaaaatatatataatttttttttttaagtgggcTACTATCAGTACTATGGGCAATACCTATACTAGGGGCTTTTTCTCCTTGATTCtgggttgggctatagcccaaccaGCCCTATGACTGGTTACGCCCCTGCACCCAAGCCTCTGACAAACGCAATTTCACAACCGTAAACTCCTGCATCACCGAAACCTCAAATCAGTTATATGCAAGCAGCAAACAAAGCCTAAATCGAAGGAAAACAAATAGGATCAAGACATGCAGAACCTattctctacaattctctccctctctttcactCTATCAACAACAGAAACACAGAGCTCAGCCAAgaacgaagagagagaaacaggATCGCGTTTGTCAGCTCAGCACGTTTTATACCAAGGTCAAACAGCAAACCGCAATTAAGCCAACAGACAAAGGATAAAATCGTCATTTTACTATGTCGGCACAGCTCGAGCCGGTACTGTTCATAAGCCGATGATATTGGAAGCTCTAACAATTTTCAGGTGATTCAACAACCACTCAAATGCATCCTTTGTTACAATATCTCCCATCCCAAGTAATGAAATGGTCGTTTCTCACTTTATTTAAAAGgatcaaaagatttcactcctacccctatggtgactcgaacccatgacctcgatCTTAGATAGTGGTCGCTCTAACCAATGATCTTAAGTAATGAAATGGTCGTTGAAAATTTGTATGTAATAGAAACTGTTGCAGCGTGCATATACCCTTCCATGCTCAGAATGCATCCTTCGTGCAACCATTGGGCCTCCTTGAAATACGATCGAGCCTAAATTTTCATCTGAGCGATATACACAGATATATTATAAGTCAGTGAACTTGAAGAAATAGTTTTTAATGTTCTGAATCTATTATGTATTACATACAACTTGTATTGCATAGCAAGTTCGATATGATCTTCCTTCCTTTGACATCACTTTGTCAATTTCATTGAAAAGATTCAAAAGTTCATGATAGAATATTTTCAAATAAtctcactatgccaaaaaagctatcagacaacagagttcagacgacagaatagtcattttctgtcgtctgagtgtttcagactaaactcagacgacacataaattaaatgtgttgtctgaatacaatgagaaaccatgcttgtttcattttgaagatatgGTCAGACTCAGACGACACttaaatgtcgtctgaaaagatgaaaattttctTAGCAGAAAGTTTAGATTTCCCTCCAACAAGATTAAAGATTTTCCCTCCCAAATGCCCAAACCCTATCGGTGACTAGGGAATGTAAaactattcagacaacagagataagaaattctgttgtttgaagaaggtgagtttgactttttttatttgaagtCTCTTTTGACATAACACAAAACCTAGCTTCGTGTTTTTCATTCCCACAAACATTACCTCTGTCTAAAACTCTCTTACCAACCAGACACTCGGTACCTCATAGCATCTGGAGGAAAACTTATCTATACCTCTCAAAAATCGGCCATCTCTCAAATCTTATCTCTCCTTACCCAAAACTAATCTCTCCTTCAACCCCGACATCCTTACTGTTTGCATTCAAGTCCGGCTTAATGGAGTTCTCCACCAGCTACTCAAGAGATTAGAAGAAGCTGGACTATTCTATTTTCGATTGGGTTATTGGTAAGAATTTTGCTTCATTTAGTTTAGGGGTTTCGATTGGGTTCAGTGTTCcattttagggtttttctggaaatttttttggggtttttcaTTGCAAATTCGATGTAGTTGTTAGGTCTTTGTTCGATTGAGTTTCGATTTTGCTTCATTTAGTTTACGGTCAACATTCAAAACGACGAATAAAGAGACTTCGTCTCTCATTCTTTAAACGGAAAGTCTGATACCCAGTCCTCTCTCAATACCCTTGATTCAAAACTAAAAATCCGACCTCTCACAATCCTTTCTAAAACCCAGTCCTCTCTCACCCAGATTTCTCTCCTAATCTCCTTGACAAATCGATGATCGACGGCGGTTGCATGACGGGCAACGACACATCTCTTCTCTCGGTCTCTCCTTGAATGACGgtcttcatctctctctccacatcacTCGATATCTCAGTctttaattcaaaattttgatAAGTTTACTAGGTGGGTTTTGATTACTAGGATTGGTTTTGATTGATTGCTCTGAATCTGGAACTGATTAAACCCAGTTCTTGGCTTATTCTATTGTTCAGTTTATAAATATGATTATATGAATTATGAGAAGTGATGTTATTTTGTTAATCTGTTATTCTCAAAGGGAAGTGATGTTATTACAGAAGCTAGGCAGGGAGTGTTAttttgttttgaacttttgatgggCTTTGAATTGATTCAATCGATTACTCTTGTTGGTTTTCCAGTCCATATATCCACTTAGTCATTaattcttcttccttgcttctACGTTGTGAGTCCTGAAATAGTTTTCACGTtgtaattgcaggaaacaaagGAAATACAGTTTTGGAGATGGTACAATTTGCAACCAAAGACCCTGCTGCCTTTCTATTCACGGAACAATTACAACGACAGGCATGCGTGATGATTTTTTAAACTGATTTATTTGAACAACATTCATCTGTTCTTTAATGAAGGCTCAGCATCTATTAACTCAAGATTTATAAAAAGATGGTAGTGATAAAGCTATAATAATCTGTTGGTGTCTACTTCGCAGTTACCTTGATAGTTCTGGAGTTAGCGGTGAGATTCCATCAACATTTGCTAATCTACAAAGCTTGCAGACACTGTGAGAAATTTATGAACATGTTTCTTTTCGCCAAATGAAAAAGCATTAAGATATATGCACTAGATTTGTTATATGTAATATCTCTTAGATGATTACATTTGTTTGTTGCAGTTGGGCATCAGATGTTGAACTCTCTGGCAGTATACCTAACTTCATAGGAAATTGGTCAAAGCTTACTTCCTTGTAAGCTACTCTAAATAAATACTCGATATCTATATTTGTTCCAGTTCAGTTAAATGATAATAGGTTCATCTTATAGCTAAGCTTTATAAGCTTAATGTTTATGGAggaaaaatatattttccaCTAATAGTAAGCTAAATGTTTTGCTAGGAGGTTTCAAGGAAACTCCTTTGAAGGTCCTATACCATCTGCACTTTCCAATCTGACTTCTCTGACAGAGCTGTGAGTATCTAGATCTACTTGTCATTTTATGTTTATTAAAGCATATCTTCAAAGCTAATATCTCTTGTGTGATGTGATAATAGGTATATAACTGACTTATCTACTACCAATGGGAGCTCTTCTCTTGGGTTTATTAAGGATATGAAGTCTCTATCTGTCTTGTAAGGAGAATCTTTCTTGCTCAAATTTGAGTACTCAACTTCTGGATCATACTTCTATGCTTTTGTTCTCCATCCAAAAAATATGACAAGTTGGTTTGACATCCTGCAGAGTGCTAAGAAATAACAACATTTCTGATTCAATTCCTTCCAACATTGGAGAATACCAAAGTTTATCTCAGCTGTAAGTTTTTCTTGGTGATTAAAGAACATTATATTGAGTAAACCCAAATTGTCCAACCTGGAAAGGAGAGTACCATATCCTAAAGTCAATGCTATCCCCTTCTCTATTATATGGTTaacaaaaaattatattgtttatAATGAATTTCACTAGTATTGGATGCATCTATAAATGGTATTTTCTGTATCAGAATTTTTACCACTGACTGTGTTTGTCCTTCAGGCTTGTAACTCTATTATTATTTAATTACCAGGGACTTGAGCTTCAACAATCTAACTGGACAAATACCAGACTCGCTGTTTAACTTGAGTTCTCTTTCCATCCTGTAATATCTCAAGCCCTCTTACTTGTTTTATATTCCTCCTAAACGTACTCTTCAAGTACTAATTGAGGCATGTATTTCTGTCTTCATGATTAGGTTTCTTGGAAACAATAAGTTGAATGGTACTCTACCTGAATCTAAAAGCTCATCTCTTCTCAATGTGTAAGTATTTCAGcatgttttccttaaacatcatCATAATTCATTACACTTGGAGTTTTCTGATAAATATGTTCTGTATTTGATGAACTCATCTGAGTCATCTCTTTGTTGATATATATAATGTACTTACTTCGGCTTTATCTGAACTGTACAATATCTGCTTCTACATGAACTTGAAGGATTCTGAATGCCCCCACTTCTTTTTCTAATTAACTCATAATCTTTTTAAGTTACCTCATTACTAGATGCTACTGTTCTTTAGTTGATAATTTGTACTAAATGCCTACAACTAAGCAATAATTCCATAGAAGTACAGATTTATATGCAATAAGCTACAATAATAAAAGGGAGCCATTATAAGGAGAAGGGTTCAAATAAACTTTGTTACGGCAAAATGATTCTGTACTTGGAAGCCATCACTTTCTCTCCCTTTCTCAGTTacatcattattattattattataggtGTTGTCATTATCTTTCCTCATCTCTTTGATACAGTAAAAGACAGCAGAAGGCAGAAAAGATTTGGTCGTTTCGTTTGTTTCAGTGCATTTTATGCCAACATATACTGCAActacatgaatttttttatagTAGGAAACAATATATTCTGTCTCTGTAAGGATCTTATTAGTGTGAAATGGTGGAAGAAGTCTCATTCTTTCTGCGTTTATGTCATGTAGTTGACAGGGTTATTCTGCTTCCAGTATTTTCATCTTGTGTTGCAGCACACACTACCTTTCTACAGACAGATTTAATGATGTAATGGAAGCTGCCGGGTCGTTTAGGATATGAGTATTAAGGGAAAAACTAAGGATTCGTATGACCTTATATGACAGTTTCCTAATGACCTGGGCATTGACAATTGAAtcttgattttaaattacataaAGACGTTTTTTGTTAATGTGGATGGAAGTTGAGGGTTTCGGGGTTGTGTGTTTTTTATTGTGAAACTCGTGAAAGTGCGTGAAAAACACCTTCCTATAATTCCTAGTTTCCTACTACTTGGGAGAAAGAAAATGTGCCTCTTTTTTGGTTCCAGAAGAACTAATTAGTGCAAAAAATTGCATTACATGAAGCGCATTGTGATTTTGTGCTATTCATTGCAGGATCTCCTGTTCAGAACCAGACGCCATCGTCGTCATCGGGCAGCAACTCGAGGATATTGAGGCTGTTTGGGGTGAACTTGGAGTGCCAGCAGCAGGATGATGAGTCCGAACCATCCACACCAGATGGGTCGTCTTTGTCAAGCCAGGGTCCAACCCACCACCAGTTCTATCCTAATCCTACTCATGCTTATTATGGAGACCACAAGGTAAGCCAACTATCATTTTCCTAATCATTAATACTACTACTATTATTATAATGTATGTAGATCAGTCCTTTATTTATCTTTTAATTTTGTGGAATTATTATTatgtttattacttttttttaaaaacaatTTTGCTTCCTCTAATGAGGCAAATGTAAGTTAATGTTGAAGTAGTACTATTGAGTCTAAGAAATTGCATGGTCTCCTTCCTCCCTAACAAGTCAATTAACAGAGTGGTTACAATTTAGAAATATGCTTCGCGAGTGACTAACCTGGTTTGATTGATATGAATTTCGTAGTGAGTTTCACATTAACCTGTTTTGTTAATGTGGATGGAAGTTGAGGGTTTCGGGGTTGTTTCATGTTTGATTGTGTAGTTTTGATTCTTTAAGTGATAAATTTATTGTGTGTATTTGCAGCTATAGTCAAAAGATTGAATCGGTTTTTGTCATCAGAACGAACGAacttggtattttttttttttttaattcatgtaGAAACTGGTTGTTTAAATAGAGGTAAAAGATTGGAATGATGCGGACATCATTCATATGGTTATGGAAAGGACCgatcaaataaataaagcatGTTAAACATTAGAAATCAACTATATAATCTGTAAACTGAGGTTAGATGTGGTCTACATATAAGCCATAGTTCTTTGTGTTCTTCTCTGTGTCCATTAATTTTATATATGAGAGCTTTAGATGATATGAGTTGATGTCTCTCTATAGATAGGTGCTGCTCAATTTTTGCAAATTTTATGTTTTAATCTCTATAATGATCTGTAATTGTCATTACATTGTACTTCTTCTGTGCAAATTGACACTACAGGAATGCTAATATGCTAATTGTACAAACTGGCTAAGCATGATTAACGAGATGGGAGGTCTCCAACTTAAAC
This region includes:
- the LOC133723296 gene encoding probable LRR receptor-like serine/threonine-protein kinase At1g56140, with the translated sequence MGGGAGEYGWQPPRRGCLKLNYDGAASDSSNRYGVGFVVSDKAIIICWCLLRSYLDSSGVSGEIPSTFANLQSLQTLWASDVELSGSIPNFIGNWSKLTSLRFQGNSFEGPIPSALSNLTSLTELYITDLSTTNGSSSLGFIKDMKSLSVLVLRNNNISDSIPSNIGEYQSLSQLDLSFNNLTGQIPDSLFNLSSLSILFLGNNKLNGTLPESKSSSLLNVKRQQKAEKIWSFRSPVQNQTPSSSSGSNSRILRLFGVNLECQQQDDESEPSTPDGSSLSSQGPTHHQFYPNPTHAYYGDHKL